One segment of Chionomys nivalis chromosome 3, mChiNiv1.1, whole genome shotgun sequence DNA contains the following:
- the Ypel1 gene encoding protein yippee-like 1, producing the protein MFQCFFCQRVGQSHRSSSAGPELRDERPADMVKMTKSKTFQAYLPHCHRTYSCIHCRAHLANHDELISKSFQGSQGRAYLFNSVVNVGCGPAEERVLLTGLHAVADIYCENCKTTLGWKYEHAFESSQKYKEGKFIIELAHMIKDNGWE; encoded by the exons ATGTTCCAGTGTTTCTTCTGTCAGAGAGTCGGACAGAGCCATAGGTCCTCCAGTGCTGGCCCGGAGCTGAGGGACGAGCGCCCAGCAGACATGGTGAAAATGACCAAGTCCAAAACTTTCCAAGCTTATCTGCCACACTGTCACAGAACTTACAGCTGCATCCACTGCAGAGCCCATCTGGCCAATCATGATGAGCTCATCTCCAAG TccttccagggcagtcaggggcGAGCCTACCTCTTCAACTCCGT GGTGAATGTGGGCTGCGGCCCTGCTGAGGAGAGAGTCCTTCTGACCGGGCTGCATGCAGTGGCCGACATCTACTGTGAGAACTGCAAGACTACGCTCGGGTGGAAATAC GAACATGCCTTTGAGAGCAGTCAGAAatacaaagaaggaaaatttaTTATTGAACTTGCCCACATGATCAAAGACAATGGCTGGGAGTAG